The Patulibacter sp. SYSU D01012 genome window below encodes:
- a CDS encoding citrate synthase gives MSETQASGTQPAVATANETLTVVDNRTGKQYEVPITDGTVRAMDFRQIKTGDEDFGLMTYDPAFTNTASCRSAITFIDGDKGILEYRGYPIEQLAEKATFLEVAYLLIFGELPTQPQLDEWTHAITTHTFVHENVKSFVEGFRYDAHPMGMLQASVAALSTFYPEAKDIKDEQTRYEQIVRLIAKMPTLAAFAYRHAKGMPYVYPDNDLNYAENFLSMLFKIAELKYEADPRIAKALDVLLILHADHEQNCSTSAVRSVGSSQVDPYSATAAGIGALFGPLHGGANQAVLEMLQEIGTVENVPAYIESVKAGDKKLMGFGHRVYKNFDPRAKIIKKAVDDVFEVTGVSPLLEIAQELERIALEDDYFVSRKLYPNVDFYSGLIYEALGLPVEMFTVLFAIGRTPGWIAQWLEMVQDKEQKIARPRQIYTGDRTRDYVAIDQRG, from the coding sequence ATGAGCGAGACCCAGGCGTCCGGCACCCAGCCGGCCGTAGCCACGGCCAACGAGACGCTGACCGTCGTCGACAACCGCACGGGCAAGCAGTACGAGGTCCCGATCACGGACGGCACCGTCCGGGCGATGGACTTCCGTCAGATCAAGACGGGCGACGAGGACTTCGGCCTCATGACGTACGACCCGGCGTTCACGAACACCGCGTCGTGTCGCTCGGCGATCACCTTCATCGACGGCGACAAGGGCATCCTCGAGTACCGCGGCTACCCCATCGAGCAGCTCGCCGAGAAGGCGACGTTCCTCGAGGTCGCGTACCTGCTGATCTTCGGCGAGCTGCCCACGCAGCCGCAGCTCGACGAGTGGACGCACGCGATCACGACGCACACGTTCGTGCACGAGAACGTCAAGTCGTTCGTGGAGGGCTTCCGCTACGACGCCCACCCGATGGGCATGCTCCAGGCCTCCGTCGCCGCCCTCTCGACCTTCTACCCCGAGGCGAAGGACATCAAGGACGAGCAGACGCGCTACGAGCAGATCGTGCGCCTGATCGCCAAGATGCCGACGCTCGCGGCGTTCGCGTACCGGCACGCGAAGGGCATGCCCTACGTGTACCCGGACAACGACCTGAACTACGCCGAGAACTTCCTCTCGATGCTGTTCAAGATCGCGGAGCTGAAGTACGAGGCCGACCCGCGCATCGCGAAGGCCCTCGACGTCCTCCTGATCCTGCACGCCGACCACGAGCAGAACTGCTCCACGTCGGCCGTCCGCTCCGTCGGCTCCTCGCAGGTCGACCCGTACTCCGCCACGGCCGCCGGCATCGGCGCCCTCTTCGGCCCGCTGCACGGCGGCGCCAACCAGGCGGTCCTGGAGATGCTCCAGGAGATCGGGACCGTCGAGAACGTCCCGGCGTACATCGAGTCGGTCAAGGCCGGCGACAAGAAGCTCATGGGCTTCGGCCACCGGGTCTACAAGAACTTCGACCCGCGCGCCAAGATCATCAAGAAGGCCGTCGACGACGTCTTCGAGGTCACCGGCGTCAGCCCCCTGCTCGAGATCGCGCAGGAGCTGGAGCGGATCGCGCTCGAGGACGACTACTTCGTCTCGCGCAAGCTCTACCCGAACGTCGACTTCTACTCCGGCCTGATCTACGAGGCCCTCGGCCTGCCGGTCGAGATGTTCACCGTCCTGTTCGCCATCGGCCGCACCCCGGGCTGGATCGCCCAGTGGCTCGAGATGGTGCAGGACAAGGAGCAGAAGATCGCCCGCCCGCGCCAGATCTACACGGGCGACCGCACCCGCGACTACGTCGCGATCGACCAGCGCGGCTGA
- a CDS encoding SprT family zinc-dependent metalloprotease: MSRPPARRPGGPSSAAPLPPYLLRRSRRARRITVRVDTDRGLIVTIPARGTVAEAERALRELDGWIAPRLAALQDRRRRAAQDAAAGLPYLGTVLAVAAEAGRTRVRRDGDRLLVPADPAERARALEAWYRTRARAESAPRLDAAAARLGVAYDRLRITDTRTRWGSCSSRGTISLSWRLLLAPVACLDYVVWHEACHLVHPHHGPTFWALLREHVPDLDEPSGWLRRHGADLRLLLPPAAG; the protein is encoded by the coding sequence CTGAGCCGCCCCCCGGCCCGCCGCCCCGGCGGGCCGTCCTCCGCCGCGCCGCTGCCGCCGTACCTGCTGCGGCGGTCGCGGCGCGCGCGGCGCATCACCGTCCGCGTCGACACCGACCGCGGCCTGATCGTCACGATCCCGGCGCGCGGCACCGTCGCCGAGGCCGAGCGCGCGCTGCGCGAGCTCGACGGCTGGATCGCCCCGCGCCTGGCCGCGCTGCAGGACCGGCGGCGCCGGGCCGCGCAGGACGCCGCCGCCGGGCTGCCGTACCTGGGGACCGTCCTGGCGGTCGCCGCGGAGGCCGGCCGCACGCGCGTGCGCCGCGACGGCGACCGGCTGCTCGTCCCCGCCGACCCCGCGGAGCGCGCCCGGGCGCTCGAGGCCTGGTACCGCACGCGCGCCCGCGCCGAATCCGCGCCGCGCCTGGACGCCGCCGCCGCCCGGCTGGGCGTCGCCTACGACCGCCTGCGCATCACGGACACGCGCACGCGCTGGGGCAGCTGCTCCTCGCGCGGGACGATCAGCCTGTCCTGGCGCCTGCTGCTGGCGCCCGTGGCGTGCCTGGACTACGTCGTCTGGCACGAGGCCTGTCACCTGGTGCACCCGCACCACGGCCCGACGTTCTGGGCGCTGCTGCGCGAGCACGTGCCCGACCTGGACGAGCCGTCCGGCTGGCTGCGCCGGCACGGCGCCGACCTGCGGCTGCTGCTGCCGCCGGCCGCGGGCTGA
- a CDS encoding GNAT family N-acetyltransferase, with translation MFVPLHDGSTALIRPIAPEDAAALRRFHWTLSEDTIRNRFMSAKPNLTSGDTRYLCRVDGVDHVAVVAVDPQRPEAILGVARWVRYPDAPHRAEAAFVVTDRMQGTGVGSALAIALADLALERGITELTGSMLADNLGSENLFRRMAGGDVAVKRMGITNDVTAVLPQRPGRLAAMAARRRMRPGVRTETHRRRHAWRHAVAA, from the coding sequence GTGTTCGTTCCCCTCCACGACGGATCCACCGCCCTGATCCGTCCGATCGCTCCCGAGGACGCCGCCGCCCTGCGCCGGTTCCACTGGACGCTGTCGGAGGACACGATCCGCAACCGCTTCATGAGCGCCAAGCCGAACCTGACGTCCGGCGACACGCGCTACCTGTGCCGCGTCGACGGGGTCGACCACGTCGCCGTCGTCGCCGTCGACCCGCAGCGCCCCGAGGCGATCCTGGGCGTCGCCCGGTGGGTGCGCTACCCCGACGCGCCGCACCGCGCCGAGGCCGCCTTCGTCGTCACCGACCGGATGCAGGGCACCGGCGTGGGCTCGGCCCTGGCCATCGCGCTGGCCGACCTGGCGCTCGAGCGCGGCATCACCGAGCTGACCGGATCGATGCTCGCCGACAACCTCGGCTCCGAGAACCTCTTCCGGCGCATGGCCGGCGGCGACGTCGCCGTCAAGCGCATGGGCATCACGAACGACGTGACCGCCGTGCTGCCGCAGCGTCCGGGCCGCCTGGCCGCGATGGCGGCGCGCCGCCGGATGCGGCCGGGCGTCCGCACCGAGACGCACCGCCGCCGCCACGCCTGGCGGCACGCCGTCGCCGCCTGA
- a CDS encoding helix-turn-helix transcriptional regulator: MPLVASRAASDAHLRDLKLLRAVRDRIDREYAQPLNVEALAQGAHMSAGHLSRQFRRAYGESPYSYLMTRRIERAMALLRRGDLSVTEVCFAVGCSSLGTFSTRFAELVGVPPSVYRREAAGATEGMAPCVAKVVTRPVRNREATPAARA; the protein is encoded by the coding sequence ATGCCGCTCGTGGCGAGCCGAGCGGCCTCCGACGCGCACCTCCGGGACCTGAAGCTGCTCCGGGCCGTCCGCGACCGGATCGACCGCGAGTACGCGCAGCCGCTGAACGTCGAGGCGCTGGCGCAGGGCGCGCACATGTCGGCCGGCCACCTGAGCCGCCAGTTCCGCCGCGCGTACGGCGAGTCGCCGTACAGCTACCTGATGACCCGCCGGATCGAGCGCGCGATGGCGCTGCTGCGGCGCGGCGACCTGAGCGTCACCGAGGTCTGCTTCGCCGTCGGCTGCTCGTCGCTCGGCACCTTCAGCACGCGCTTCGCCGAGCTCGTCGGCGTGCCGCCCAGCGTCTACCGGCGCGAGGCCGCGGGCGCCACCGAGGGGATGGCGCCGTGCGTGGCCAAGGTCGTCACGCGACCGGTCAGGAATCGAGAAGCGACGCCCGCGGCGCGGGCCTAG
- a CDS encoding AMP-binding protein, with the protein MQRSTVGSVLAKPAVVGRRAREEAVFAAACARAGLLRGKSPAALKAVGEAYVKLGPLGAIFTMSVEADAGRAAAIDDRGTTTFGELDARANAIANAWRDMGLRAGDGVGLMLRNHAGFLEVLFACVKTGAKAILLNTAFSGPQLADVAAREGTRLLVFDDEFREATEHVDAPLGRFRAWTDDPDDASEGTIALLRTGDHRAPAPPERHMSLILLTSGTTGTPKGAARPQPKSLSPFGGPLARIPLRKREVTALPAPIFHATGLIHTLIAVGLADTLILRRRFDPEQTLRDMEEYRATSLIVVPVMLRRLLDAYDKGGRREDLSSLRVIFAAGSQLGGALATRTLDTLGPVLYNLYGSTEVAMATIASPEELRQAPDSVGSPVPGTRVRILDANGHDVAPGETGRIFVGTAMPFQGYTGGGTKPLVDGLMASGDVGHFDEHGLLTIDGRDDDMIVSGGENVFPGELEELLAGHPKISEAAVIGVDDDEFGQRLCAYVVLEEDATLTEDDVRAYAKDNLARYKVPRDVHFLSELPRNPTGKVLKRELVARRQEA; encoded by the coding sequence ATGCAGCGGAGCACCGTGGGGTCCGTCCTGGCCAAGCCTGCCGTCGTCGGCCGCCGCGCGCGCGAGGAGGCGGTGTTCGCCGCCGCGTGCGCCCGCGCCGGCCTGCTGCGGGGGAAGAGCCCCGCGGCGCTGAAGGCCGTGGGCGAGGCGTACGTCAAGCTCGGGCCGCTCGGCGCCATCTTCACGATGTCCGTCGAGGCCGACGCCGGGCGGGCCGCCGCGATCGACGACCGCGGCACCACGACCTTCGGCGAGCTCGACGCGCGGGCCAACGCGATCGCCAACGCGTGGCGCGACATGGGCCTGCGCGCGGGCGACGGCGTCGGCCTGATGCTGCGCAACCACGCCGGCTTCCTCGAGGTGCTCTTCGCGTGCGTGAAGACCGGCGCGAAGGCGATCCTGCTGAACACCGCGTTCTCGGGCCCGCAGCTCGCCGACGTCGCCGCCCGTGAGGGCACCCGGCTGCTGGTCTTCGACGACGAGTTCCGCGAGGCCACCGAGCACGTCGACGCGCCGCTCGGGCGGTTCCGGGCGTGGACGGACGACCCCGACGACGCCTCGGAGGGGACGATCGCGCTCCTCCGCACCGGCGACCACCGCGCCCCGGCCCCGCCGGAGCGGCACATGTCGCTCATCCTGCTGACGAGCGGGACGACCGGCACGCCGAAGGGCGCCGCGCGCCCGCAGCCGAAGTCGCTCTCGCCCTTCGGCGGCCCGCTGGCCCGCATCCCGCTGCGCAAGCGCGAGGTCACCGCGCTGCCGGCGCCGATCTTCCACGCCACGGGGCTGATCCACACGCTGATCGCGGTGGGCCTGGCCGACACCCTCATCCTGCGCCGCCGCTTCGACCCCGAGCAGACGCTGCGCGACATGGAGGAGTACCGCGCGACGTCGCTCATCGTCGTGCCCGTCATGCTGCGGCGGCTCCTCGACGCCTACGACAAGGGCGGGCGGCGCGAGGACCTCTCGAGCCTGCGCGTCATCTTCGCGGCGGGCTCGCAGCTCGGCGGGGCGCTCGCCACCCGCACGCTCGACACGCTGGGGCCGGTCCTCTACAACCTGTACGGCTCGACCGAGGTGGCGATGGCGACGATCGCCAGCCCCGAGGAGCTGCGCCAGGCGCCGGACTCCGTCGGCTCGCCCGTTCCGGGCACCCGCGTCCGCATCCTCGACGCGAACGGGCACGACGTCGCGCCCGGCGAGACCGGCCGCATCTTCGTCGGCACCGCGATGCCGTTCCAGGGCTACACGGGCGGCGGGACCAAGCCGCTCGTCGACGGGCTGATGGCGTCCGGCGACGTCGGCCACTTCGACGAGCACGGGCTGCTGACGATCGACGGCCGCGACGACGACATGATCGTGTCGGGCGGCGAGAACGTCTTCCCGGGCGAGCTCGAGGAGCTGCTCGCCGGCCACCCGAAGATCTCCGAGGCCGCCGTCATCGGCGTCGACGACGACGAGTTCGGTCAGCGCCTGTGCGCCTACGTGGTCCTCGAGGAGGACGCCACCCTGACCGAGGACGACGTGCGCGCGTACGCGAAGGACAACCTGGCGCGCTACAAGGTGCCGCGCGACGTGCACTTCCTGTCCGAGCTGCCCCGCAACCCGACGGGGAAGGTCCTCAAGCGCGAGCTCGTCGCGCGCCGCCAGGAGGCGTAG
- a CDS encoding aminopeptidase → MTAAQDADRTVAAELDAARFADLLVGYCLEPQPGQQVLVRSTALAAPLLVELQRAILQADAWPLLRAGLPGQDAGFYRHARDRHLDGVPPLGLEEARQADASLSIQAPFDTAELGAIDPAVIARAARGRHETRELALARRWATTMWPTPALAEQAGMPLGELAAFVARATFLDRPDPVAAWGELRDFQARLIERLTPVRELRIQADGTDLRLRVDGRTWANSDGRRNMPSGEVFTGPLESSATGTIRYDVPSSPAGVDVRGVELTFADGVVVGHRADEGAEYLERALATDEGARRLGEVGIGTNFGIDRAIGVILFDEKIGGTVHTALGRSYPETGGTNESALHWDLICDLRKGGRLLADGEVLQEDGRFVGL, encoded by the coding sequence GTGACCGCCGCCCAGGACGCCGACCGCACCGTCGCCGCCGAGCTCGACGCCGCGCGCTTCGCCGACCTGCTCGTGGGCTACTGCCTCGAGCCGCAGCCCGGGCAGCAGGTGCTCGTCCGCTCCACCGCCCTCGCCGCGCCGCTGCTCGTCGAGCTGCAGCGCGCGATCCTGCAGGCCGACGCCTGGCCGCTGCTGCGCGCCGGGCTGCCGGGGCAGGACGCCGGCTTCTACCGCCACGCCCGCGACCGCCACCTGGACGGCGTCCCGCCGCTGGGGCTGGAGGAGGCGCGGCAGGCCGACGCCTCGCTCTCGATCCAGGCGCCGTTCGACACCGCCGAGCTGGGCGCGATCGACCCGGCCGTCATCGCCCGCGCCGCGCGGGGGCGGCACGAGACGCGCGAGCTGGCCCTGGCCCGCCGCTGGGCGACGACGATGTGGCCCACGCCCGCGCTGGCCGAGCAGGCCGGGATGCCGCTCGGCGAGCTCGCGGCGTTCGTCGCGCGGGCCACGTTCCTGGACCGCCCCGACCCCGTCGCCGCGTGGGGCGAGCTGCGCGACTTCCAGGCGCGCCTGATCGAGCGGCTGACGCCGGTGCGCGAGCTGCGGATCCAGGCCGACGGCACCGACCTGCGCCTGCGCGTGGACGGCCGCACCTGGGCCAACAGCGACGGCCGCCGCAACATGCCGTCCGGCGAGGTCTTCACCGGCCCGCTGGAGAGCAGCGCGACGGGGACGATCCGCTACGACGTGCCCTCCTCCCCCGCCGGGGTCGACGTGCGCGGCGTCGAGCTGACGTTCGCGGACGGCGTCGTGGTCGGGCACCGGGCCGACGAGGGCGCGGAGTACCTGGAGCGCGCGCTCGCGACGGACGAGGGCGCCCGGCGGCTGGGCGAGGTCGGCATCGGCACGAACTTCGGCATCGACCGCGCGATCGGCGTGATCCTCTTCGACGAGAAGATCGGCGGCACGGTCCACACGGCGCTCGGCCGGTCCTACCCCGAGACCGGCGGCACGAACGAGTCCGCGCTCCACTGGGACCTGATCTGCGACCTGCGGAAGGGCGGCCGGCTGCTGGCCGACGGCGAGGTGCTGCAGGAGGACGGGCGCTTCGTCGGGCTGTAG
- a CDS encoding VOC family protein has translation MVITIHETLLPADDAEAALAFYRDGLGFELRRDVEYGGMHWLTLGHPDQPDTGLVLYPPAATPGLTEDDQRAVAELMAKGTFASINLATDDLDAAFARLEAVDAAEVVQEPTEQPYGVRDCSFRDPAGTLVRIQERR, from the coding sequence ATGGTCATCACGATCCACGAGACGCTCCTCCCCGCCGACGACGCCGAGGCGGCGCTGGCCTTCTACCGCGACGGGCTCGGCTTCGAGCTGCGGCGCGACGTCGAGTACGGCGGCATGCACTGGCTGACGCTCGGCCACCCCGACCAGCCCGACACCGGGCTCGTCCTGTACCCGCCGGCCGCCACGCCCGGCCTGACCGAGGACGACCAGCGCGCCGTCGCCGAGCTGATGGCGAAGGGCACCTTCGCCAGCATCAACCTGGCGACCGACGACCTGGACGCGGCGTTCGCGCGGCTCGAGGCCGTCGACGCCGCCGAGGTCGTGCAGGAGCCGACCGAGCAGCCCTACGGGGTCCGCGACTGCTCGTTCCGCGACCCCGCCGGCACGCTCGTCCGCATCCAGGAGCGGCGCTGA
- a CDS encoding MBL fold metallo-hydrolase yields MTGGRAAKELGRGERVVPGAWRLRLPLPWPGVPHGNAWAVAAGDGIVLFDTGMHQPGSLAHLERALDMVHLRLELVRHVVITHAHVDHCGQTTPVVLRSGADVWAHPAHGHLTKWLANPEGYWERGIEIALQSGLPEATVRKAAEGLKGREIGIAGGFDVDHELVDGVVVQTDLGPFTTVETPGHAPSHVCLFNAERRMLISGDHLLGRVSLFFDFGYTPDPVGEFLESLSRIEDLDARLVLSGHGRTFTDVQGHINANRKLVAERLARTEEALGDGEPHTAMEIAPHVMETPIDATNASWLLTEQLCFLRRLEVLGRVEKVDTDPDRFRLV; encoded by the coding sequence ATGACGGGCGGGCGCGCAGCGAAGGAGCTCGGACGGGGCGAGCGTGTCGTCCCGGGGGCGTGGCGGCTGCGGCTGCCGCTGCCGTGGCCGGGCGTGCCGCACGGCAACGCCTGGGCCGTCGCGGCGGGGGACGGGATCGTCCTCTTCGACACCGGCATGCACCAGCCGGGCTCGCTGGCGCACCTGGAGCGCGCGCTCGACATGGTGCACCTGCGGCTCGAGCTCGTCCGCCACGTCGTCATCACCCACGCGCACGTCGACCACTGCGGCCAGACGACCCCGGTCGTCCTGCGCTCCGGCGCCGACGTCTGGGCGCACCCGGCGCACGGCCACCTGACGAAGTGGCTGGCCAACCCCGAGGGCTACTGGGAGCGGGGGATCGAGATCGCGCTGCAGTCCGGCCTGCCCGAGGCCACGGTGCGCAAGGCGGCGGAGGGCCTGAAGGGCCGCGAGATCGGGATCGCCGGCGGCTTCGACGTCGACCACGAGCTCGTCGACGGCGTCGTGGTGCAGACCGACCTTGGGCCCTTCACGACCGTCGAGACCCCCGGCCACGCGCCGTCGCACGTCTGCCTGTTCAACGCCGAGCGCCGGATGCTGATCTCGGGCGACCACCTGCTCGGCCGCGTCTCGCTGTTCTTCGACTTCGGCTACACCCCCGACCCGGTCGGCGAGTTCCTCGAGTCGCTGAGCCGCATCGAGGACCTCGACGCGCGCCTGGTCCTCTCCGGCCACGGCCGCACGTTCACCGACGTGCAGGGCCACATCAACGCCAACCGCAAGCTCGTGGCGGAGCGGCTGGCGCGGACGGAGGAGGCGCTCGGCGACGGCGAGCCGCACACCGCGATGGAGATCGCGCCGCACGTCATGGAGACGCCGATCGACGCCACGAACGCCAGCTGGCTGCTGACGGAGCAGCTCTGCTTCCTGCGCCGGCTCGAGGTGCTGGGCCGCGTCGAGAAGGTCGACACGGACCCGGACCGCTTCCGCCTGGTCTGA
- the metF gene encoding methylenetetrahydrofolate reductase [NAD(P)H], with protein MRIDEIIERSPEPTFSFEFFPPKTDEAEARLHETLETLRPMDPSFVSVTYGAGGSSRDRTINVVKSLREQHGLEAMAHLTCVGGTKDDIRGVLGQIREAGIHNVLALRGDPPGGEERFSPTPGGFASSPELTQLITDEFDFCVGGAAYPEPHPDARHADDDVETAKAKVEAGAKFLITQLFYDNADYFSFVRRLREIGVDVPVIPEIMPITQISQVRGFAKKIGARVPEGLSRELDAREDDPDAIKDFGVSYATLQASELLANGAPGIHFITMNRSPATRAILSALRLHRPWEKTPEAPAEPGDVVAPA; from the coding sequence ATGCGCATCGACGAGATCATCGAGAGGTCGCCGGAGCCGACGTTCTCCTTCGAGTTCTTCCCGCCGAAGACCGACGAGGCCGAGGCACGGCTCCACGAGACGCTCGAGACGCTGCGCCCGATGGACCCGTCGTTCGTGTCCGTCACCTACGGCGCCGGCGGCAGCTCGCGCGACCGCACGATCAACGTCGTCAAGAGCCTGCGCGAGCAGCACGGGCTCGAGGCCATGGCGCACCTGACGTGCGTCGGCGGCACGAAGGACGACATCCGCGGCGTCCTGGGCCAGATCCGCGAGGCCGGCATCCACAACGTGCTGGCGCTGCGCGGCGACCCGCCCGGGGGCGAGGAGCGCTTCTCGCCCACGCCCGGCGGCTTCGCCTCGTCGCCCGAGCTGACGCAGCTCATCACGGACGAGTTCGACTTCTGCGTCGGCGGCGCGGCCTACCCCGAGCCGCACCCCGACGCCCGCCACGCCGACGACGACGTCGAGACGGCCAAGGCGAAGGTCGAGGCCGGGGCGAAGTTCCTCATCACCCAGCTCTTTTACGACAACGCGGACTACTTCTCGTTCGTCCGCCGGCTGCGCGAGATCGGGGTCGACGTGCCCGTGATCCCCGAGATCATGCCGATCACCCAGATCAGCCAGGTGCGGGGCTTCGCGAAGAAGATCGGCGCCCGCGTGCCGGAGGGCCTGAGCCGCGAGCTCGACGCCCGCGAGGACGATCCCGACGCGATCAAGGACTTCGGCGTCAGCTACGCGACGCTGCAGGCGTCCGAGCTGCTGGCGAACGGGGCGCCGGGCATCCACTTCATCACGATGAACCGCAGCCCCGCGACCCGCGCCATCCTGTCCGCGCTGCGCCTGCATCGCCCGTGGGAGAAGACGCCCGAGGCCCCCGCCGAGCCGGGGGACGTGGTCGCTCCCGCTTAA
- a CDS encoding antitoxin, which produces MDFKKLADKAKGLAGQHGDKIDQAIDRSVAAVDKATKGKHSDKLTGGAEKLKQAVDRAGAPEGTTQATPSGAGGTTPPAPGGGSGTGPGAATPAPDVTPVAPPVPTEREASSTPVRDPDAPNKDEA; this is translated from the coding sequence ATGGACTTCAAGAAGCTCGCCGACAAGGCGAAGGGCCTGGCCGGCCAGCACGGCGACAAGATCGACCAGGCCATCGACCGCAGCGTCGCGGCGGTCGACAAGGCCACGAAGGGCAAGCACTCCGACAAGCTCACGGGCGGCGCGGAGAAGCTGAAGCAGGCCGTCGACCGCGCCGGCGCTCCCGAGGGCACCACGCAGGCGACGCCGTCCGGCGCCGGCGGCACCACGCCCCCGGCCCCGGGCGGCGGCTCGGGCACCGGACCGGGCGCGGCGACCCCCGCGCCCGATGTGACGCCCGTCGCCCCGCCGGTGCCGACGGAGCGCGAGGCGTCGTCCACGCCCGTCCGGGACCCGGACGCGCCGAACAAGGACGAGGCCTGA